The following proteins come from a genomic window of Lytechinus pictus isolate F3 Inbred chromosome 1, Lp3.0, whole genome shotgun sequence:
- the LOC129266706 gene encoding epsilon-sarcoglycan-like translates to MPGIFLSILHPHSIQALTVFPGVNFQHPILRTDYFDEYSLDSDDTIIFRPSLVTKPSLPSWIKFIQPAESSDGYLYGTPQGSNIGQFNLEIIGLNSRTYESARKVVQMTVEENAETTSIKYLADFFLTNLNLADILDTQLQDDFRSAVDAIWGQRSEVIIQSLTSAQDLGLRVPLNPQPDQKYG, encoded by the exons ATGCCTG GAATCTTCTTGAGCATCCTTCACCCTCATTCTATTCAAGCACTCACGGTCTTCCCAGGAGTCAACTTTCAACATCCTATTCTAAGGACAGACTACTTTGATGAGTATTCACTTG ATTCTGATGATACAATAATCTTTCGACCATCCCTGGTTACCAAGCCTAGTCTACCGAGTTGGATAAAGTTCATCCAACCTGCTGAGAGCTCGGATGGATACCTGTATGGAACACCCCAAGGCTCTAACATTGGACAATTCAATCTTGag atcaTAGGTCTAAACTCCAGAACTTATGAGAGTGCAAGAAAGGTTGTTCAGATGACGGTAGAAGAGAATGCAG AAACTACTTCTATAAAGTACCTTGCGGATTTCTTCCTCACCAACCTGAACCTAGCGGACATTCTTGACACCCAGCTCCAAGATGACTTCAGGTCAGCGGTCGATGCAATctggggtcaaaggtcagaggtcatcaTCCAGTCACTGACCTCTGCACAGGACCTGGGACTTCGGGTGCCCCTCAATCCTCAGCCAGACCAGAAATATGGGTAA